The Carassius gibelio isolate Cgi1373 ecotype wild population from Czech Republic chromosome B14, carGib1.2-hapl.c, whole genome shotgun sequence genome has a segment encoding these proteins:
- the stag2b gene encoding cohesin subunit SA-2 isoform X1 — protein sequence MIAAPELQTEFHFAQDTDTRFSSDTDFDDPDGRNIIIGKGKAKKGKKGPGEKGKGVGKGPGRMNGHHQENGMENVMLFEVVRLGKSAMQSVVDDWIESYKHDRDVALLDLINFFIQCSGCKGVVSGEMFRNMQNSEIIRKMTEEFDEDSGDYPLTMAGPQWKKFKSSFCEFIGVLVRQCQYSIIYDEYMMDTVISLLTGLSDSQVRAFRHTSTLAAMKLMTALVNVALNLSINMDNTQRQYEAERNKMIGKRANDRLELLLQKRKELQENQDEIENMMNAIFKGVFVHRYRDAIAEIRAICIEEIGVWMKMYSDAFLNDSYLKYVGWTMHDKQGEVRLKCLTALQGLYHNRELNARLELFTSRFKDRIVSMTLDKEYDVAVQAIKLLTLVLHSSDEVLTAEDCESVYHLVYSAHRPVAVAAGEFLFKKLFSHRDPEDDSMPKRRGRQSVNANLIKTAVFFFLESELHEHAAYLVDSMWDCAAEILKDWECMISLLLDEPLPGEEALTDRQETALIEIMLCTIRQAAECHPPVGRGTGKRVLTAKEKKTQLDDRTRMTEIFAISLPALLAKYSVDSEKVTNLLQLPQFFDLEIYTTGRLEKHLDSLLRQIREIVEKHTDTDVLEACSKTYHALCNEEFTIFNRVDIARSQLLDEQVDKFNRLLEDFLQEGEDPDEDDAYQVLSTLKRITAFHNAHDLSKWDLFTSNYKLLNTGIENGDMPEQIVIHALQCTHYVILWSLAKVSEGTSKKEDMLTLRKQMRAFCLMCQRYLTSVNTAVKEQAFTILCDLLLIFSHQIVSGGREALEPLVYNPEASLQSDLLNFILDHVFIDQDEDSNSTDGQQDDEAGKIEALHKRRNLLAAYCKLIIYNVVEINTGADIFKQYMRYYNDYGDIIKETMSKTRQIDKIQCAKTLILSLQQLFNEMLSDLGPSFDRSSSAFCGIKELARRFSLTFGLDQVKTREAIAMLHKDGIEFAFKEPNPQGEGHPPLNLAFLDILSEFSSKLMRQDKRTVHMYLERFMTFQMALQREDCWLPLISYRNSLQAGGDDDTMSVVSGISSRGSSVRSKKAKPATGKRKLPEEESSSSSEIWMSREQSMQTPVMMPSPHLTSTIMREPKRLRPEESYMGVYTMTPDQQQQHTHPQTPQPQHHQTPLDYNTQVTWMLAQRQQQEEVARQQQERAMNYAKLRSNLQHAIRRGTGLMEDDEEPIVEDVMMSSEGRIEDLNEGMDFDTMDIDLPPSKNRRERSELKPDFFDPASIMDESVRSTHFLGYDAFQR from the exons ATGATAGCTGCACCGGAATTACAAACAGAGTTTCATTTTGCTCA GGACACTGACACCCGATTCTCATCAGACACTGATTTCGATGATCCTGATGGGAGGAATATCATTATCGGGAAGGGGAAG GCGAAGAAAGGAAAGAAGGGCCCTGGAGAGAAGGGGAAGGGAGTGGGGAAAGGGCCTGGACGCATGAACGGTCACCACCAGGAGAACGGCATGGAAAATGTGATGCTTTTTGAAGTGGTCAGGCTGGGAAAGAGTGCCATGCAG TCGGTCGTTGATGACTGGATTGAGTCCTACAAACATGACAGAGACGTCGCACTTCTCGACTTGATCAATTTCTTCATCCAGTGCTCTGGCTGCAAAG GTGTTGTCTCTGGTGAGATGTTCCGCAACATGCAAAACTCTGAGATCATCAGGAAGATGACAGAAGAGTTTGATGAG GACAGCGGTGATTACCCGCTCACCATGGCCGGGCCGCAGTGGAAGAAGTTCAAGTCAAGTTTCTGCGAGTTTATTGGTGTATTGGTGCGGCAGTGTCAGTACAGCATCATCTATGACGAGTACATGATGGACACGGTCATCTCACTGCTCACCGGTCTCTCTGACTCTCAAGTCCGTGCCTTCAGACACACCAGCACACTGGCAG CTATGAAACTGATGACGGCCCTCGTGAATGTAGCTCTGAACCTCAGCATTAACATGGACAACACTCAGCGGCAGTACGAAGCAGAGAGGAACAAGATGATTGGCAAGAGGGCCAACGACAGACTAGAACTCCTGCTTCAGAAACGAAAGGAG TTGCAAGAAAATCAAGATGAGATTGAAAACATGATGAATGCCATTTTCAAGGGTGTCTTTGTTCACCGATATCG AGATGCGATAGCAGAGATCCGGGCGATCTGCATCGAGGAGATTGGTGTGTGGATGAAAATGTACAGTGATGCATTTCTAAACGACAGCTATCTGAAGTACGTGGGCTGGACGATGCACGACAAG CAAGGTGAGGTGCGTCTGAAGTGTCTCACGGCTCTGCAGGGGCTGTACCATAACCGCGAGCTCAACGCCAGGCTGGAGCTCTTCACCAGCCGCTTCAAG GACCGCATTGTGTCCATGACGCTGGACAAGGAGTACGACGTCGCAGTGCAAGCAATAAAACTGCTCACACTGGTGTTACA TAGCAGTGATGAAGTTCTGACTGCAGAAGACTGTGAGAGTGTGTACCATCTAGTGTATTCAGCCCACCGACCTGTCGCAGTGGCAGCAGGAGAGTTCCTCTTTAAGAA ACTGTTCAGTCATCGAGACCCTGAAGATGACAGCATGCCCAAGAGACGAGGCAGACAGAGTGTGAATGCCAACCTCATCAAAACCGCGGTCTTTTTCTTCCTGGAGAGTGAG CTTCACGAGCATGCAGCCTACCTAGTGGACAGCATGTGGGACTGTGCAGCAGAGATCCTGAAGGACTGGGAGTGCATGATCAGCCTACTGCTGGATGAGCCACTGCCTGGAGAGGAAG cTCTGACGGACAGACAGGAGACTGCTCTGATAGAGATCATGTTGTGCACCATCCGTCAGGCTGCAGAGTGCCATCCTCCTGTGGGCAGAGGCACAGGCAAGAGG GTTCTGACAGCGAAGGAGAAGAAGACTCAGCTTGATGACCGGACGAGAATGACCGAGATCTTTGCTATATCATTGCCAGCTTTACTTGCAAAG TACTCTGTGGATTCAGAGAAAGTGACGAATCTGCTGCAGCTGCCCCAGTTTTTTGATCTGGAGATCTATACCACAGGGCGTTTGGAAAAG CACCTGGATTCATTGTTAAGACAAATCCGAGAGATTGTGGAGAAGCACACGGACACAGATGTGCTCGAGGCTTGCTCTAAAACCTACCATGCCCTGTGCAACGAGGAGTTCACTATCTTTAACCGAGTGGATATCGCCCGTAGCCAGCTCTTGGATGAGCAAGTGGACAAATTTAACCGGCTACTGGAGGACTTCCTGCAGGAG GGTGAAGACCCAGATGAAGATGATGCTTATCAAGTTCTTTCCACACTGAAGAGGATCACAGCTTTCCACAA TGCTCATGACCTTTCCAAATGGGACCTTTTCACCAGCAACTACAAGTTACTGAACACTGGTATTGAAAACGGAGACATGCCTGAGCAG ATTGTCATTCACGCACTGCAGTGCACACATTACGTCATTCTTTGGAGCTTAGCCAAGGTCTCTGAGGGCACTTCTAAAAAG GAGGACATGTTGACTCTGAGGAAGCAGATGAGGGCGTTTTGTCTGATGTGCCAGCGTTACCTAACCAGCGTCAACACGGCCGTCAAAGAGCAG GCCTTCACCATCCTCTGTGACCTGCTGCTGATCTTCAGCCATCAGATCGTCTCAGGTGGGAGGGAAGCTCTTGAGCCCTTAGTATACAACCCCGAGGCGTCCCTGCAGTCCGATCTTCTCAATTTCATCCTGGACCACGTCTTCATTGACCAGGATGAAGATAGCAACAGCACAG ATGGACAGCAGGATGATGAAGCCGGAAAAATCGAAGCTTTGCACAAGAGGCGAAACCTGCTGGCTGCATACTGCAAACTCATTATCTACAATGTAGTTGAGATCAACACTGGGGCAGATATTTTTAAGcaatacatgagg TATTACAATGACTATGGTGACATCATCAAGGAAACCATGAGCAAAACGAGACAGATCGACAAAATCCAGTGTGCAAAGACACTCATTCTGAGCTTACAGCAG CTGTTCAATGAGATGCTGTCAGATCTGGGACCCAGCTTTGACCGCTCATCCTCAGCTTTCTGCGGCATTAAAGAGCTCGCTCGGCGCTTCTCTCTGACATTTGGCCTGGATCAGGTCAAAACCAGAGAGGCCATCGCCATGTTACACAA GGACGGTATTGAGTTTGCCTTCAAAGAGCCCAATCCTCAGGGGGAGGGACATCCTCCTCTCAACCTGGCTTTTCTTGACATTCTCAGTGAGTTCTCATCCAAACTCATGCGTCAGGACAAACGGACTGT GCACATGTATTTGGAGCGCTTCATGACATTTCAGATGGCCCTGCAGAGAGAAGACTGCTGGCTGCCGCTCATCTCTTACAGGAACTCACTGCAGGCAGGGGGTGATGATGACACGATGTCTGTGGTCAGTGGCATCAGTAGCCGAGGCTCCTCCGTCAGGAGTAAAAAAGCTAAGCCTGCCACTGGCAAGAGGAAATTACCAGAAG aggagagcagcagcagcagtgaaatATGGATGAGTCGTGAGCAGAGCATGCAGACGCCCGTCATGATGCCTTCACCCCACCTCACCTCCACCATCATGAGAGAGCCCAAACGCCTGCGTCCTGAGGAGAGCTACATGGGGGTGTATACAATGACCCCCGATCAGCAACAACAGCACACACACCCTCAGACCCCTCAGCCACAACACCACCAAACACCCTTGGACTACAA CACACAAGTCACTTGGATGTTAGCACAGAGACAGCAGCAAGAGGAAGTGGCCAGACAGCAGCAGGAGAGAGCTATGAACTACGCCAAATTAAGGAGCAACCTTCAGCATGCTAT TCGTCGAGGAACAGGCCTTATGGAGGATGATGAGGAGCCAATTGTGGAAGatgtgatgatgtcatcagaAGGCCGAATTGAGGATCTTAATGAAGGCATGGACTTTGACACCATGGATATTGATCTG CCCCCATCGAAGAATCGACGAGAGCGATCGGAACTGAAGCCCGACTTTTTCGACCCTGCCTCCATCATGGATGAGTCTGTAAGAAGCACTCATTTCCTGGGTTATGATGCTTTTCAGCGGTAA
- the stag2b gene encoding cohesin subunit SA-2 isoform X2, which translates to MIAAPELQTEFHFAQDTDTRFSSDTDFDDPDGRNIIIGKGKAKKGKKGPGEKGKGVGKGPGRMNGHHQENGMENVMLFEVVRLGKSAMQSVVDDWIESYKHDRDVALLDLINFFIQCSGCKGVVSGEMFRNMQNSEIIRKMTEEFDEDSGDYPLTMAGPQWKKFKSSFCEFIGVLVRQCQYSIIYDEYMMDTVISLLTGLSDSQVRAFRHTSTLAAMKLMTALVNVALNLSINMDNTQRQYEAERNKMIGKRANDRLELLLQKRKELQENQDEIENMMNAIFKGVFVHRYRDAIAEIRAICIEEIGVWMKMYSDAFLNDSYLKYVGWTMHDKQGEVRLKCLTALQGLYHNRELNARLELFTSRFKDRIVSMTLDKEYDVAVQAIKLLTLVLHSSDEVLTAEDCESVYHLVYSAHRPVAVAAGEFLFKKLFSHRDPEDDSMPKRRGRQSVNANLIKTAVFFFLESELHEHAAYLVDSMWDCAAEILKDWECMISLLLDEPLPGEEALTDRQETALIEIMLCTIRQAAECHPPVGRGTGKRVLTAKEKKTQLDDRTRMTEIFAISLPALLAKYSVDSEKVTNLLQLPQFFDLEIYTTGRLEKHLDSLLRQIREIVEKHTDTDVLEACSKTYHALCNEEFTIFNRVDIARSQLLDEQVDKFNRLLEDFLQEGEDPDEDDAYQVLSTLKRITAFHNAHDLSKWDLFTSNYKLLNTGIENGDMPEQIVIHALQCTHYVILWSLAKVSEGTSKKEDMLTLRKQMRAFCLMCQRYLTSVNTAVKEQAFTILCDLLLIFSHQIVSGGREALEPLVYNPEASLQSDLLNFILDHVFIDQDEDSNSTDGQQDDEAGKIEALHKRRNLLAAYCKLIIYNVVEINTGADIFKQYMRYYNDYGDIIKETMSKTRQIDKIQCAKTLILSLQQLFNEMLSDLGPSFDRSSSAFCGIKELARRFSLTFGLDQVKTREAIAMLHKDGIEFAFKEPNPQGEGHPPLNLAFLDILSEFSSKLMRQDKRTVHMYLERFMTFQMALQREDCWLPLISYRNSLQAGGDDDTMSVVSGISSRGSSVRSKKAKPATGKRKLPEEESSSSSEIWMSREQSMQTPVMMPSPHLTSTIMREPKRLRPEESYMGVYTMTPDQQQQHTHPQTPQPQHHQTPLDYNTQVTWMLAQRQQQEEVARQQQERAMNYAKLRSNLQHAIRRGTGLMEDDEEPIVEDVMMSSEGRIEDLNEGMDFDTMDIDLPPSKNRRERSELKPDFFDPASIMDESVLGVPMF; encoded by the exons ATGATAGCTGCACCGGAATTACAAACAGAGTTTCATTTTGCTCA GGACACTGACACCCGATTCTCATCAGACACTGATTTCGATGATCCTGATGGGAGGAATATCATTATCGGGAAGGGGAAG GCGAAGAAAGGAAAGAAGGGCCCTGGAGAGAAGGGGAAGGGAGTGGGGAAAGGGCCTGGACGCATGAACGGTCACCACCAGGAGAACGGCATGGAAAATGTGATGCTTTTTGAAGTGGTCAGGCTGGGAAAGAGTGCCATGCAG TCGGTCGTTGATGACTGGATTGAGTCCTACAAACATGACAGAGACGTCGCACTTCTCGACTTGATCAATTTCTTCATCCAGTGCTCTGGCTGCAAAG GTGTTGTCTCTGGTGAGATGTTCCGCAACATGCAAAACTCTGAGATCATCAGGAAGATGACAGAAGAGTTTGATGAG GACAGCGGTGATTACCCGCTCACCATGGCCGGGCCGCAGTGGAAGAAGTTCAAGTCAAGTTTCTGCGAGTTTATTGGTGTATTGGTGCGGCAGTGTCAGTACAGCATCATCTATGACGAGTACATGATGGACACGGTCATCTCACTGCTCACCGGTCTCTCTGACTCTCAAGTCCGTGCCTTCAGACACACCAGCACACTGGCAG CTATGAAACTGATGACGGCCCTCGTGAATGTAGCTCTGAACCTCAGCATTAACATGGACAACACTCAGCGGCAGTACGAAGCAGAGAGGAACAAGATGATTGGCAAGAGGGCCAACGACAGACTAGAACTCCTGCTTCAGAAACGAAAGGAG TTGCAAGAAAATCAAGATGAGATTGAAAACATGATGAATGCCATTTTCAAGGGTGTCTTTGTTCACCGATATCG AGATGCGATAGCAGAGATCCGGGCGATCTGCATCGAGGAGATTGGTGTGTGGATGAAAATGTACAGTGATGCATTTCTAAACGACAGCTATCTGAAGTACGTGGGCTGGACGATGCACGACAAG CAAGGTGAGGTGCGTCTGAAGTGTCTCACGGCTCTGCAGGGGCTGTACCATAACCGCGAGCTCAACGCCAGGCTGGAGCTCTTCACCAGCCGCTTCAAG GACCGCATTGTGTCCATGACGCTGGACAAGGAGTACGACGTCGCAGTGCAAGCAATAAAACTGCTCACACTGGTGTTACA TAGCAGTGATGAAGTTCTGACTGCAGAAGACTGTGAGAGTGTGTACCATCTAGTGTATTCAGCCCACCGACCTGTCGCAGTGGCAGCAGGAGAGTTCCTCTTTAAGAA ACTGTTCAGTCATCGAGACCCTGAAGATGACAGCATGCCCAAGAGACGAGGCAGACAGAGTGTGAATGCCAACCTCATCAAAACCGCGGTCTTTTTCTTCCTGGAGAGTGAG CTTCACGAGCATGCAGCCTACCTAGTGGACAGCATGTGGGACTGTGCAGCAGAGATCCTGAAGGACTGGGAGTGCATGATCAGCCTACTGCTGGATGAGCCACTGCCTGGAGAGGAAG cTCTGACGGACAGACAGGAGACTGCTCTGATAGAGATCATGTTGTGCACCATCCGTCAGGCTGCAGAGTGCCATCCTCCTGTGGGCAGAGGCACAGGCAAGAGG GTTCTGACAGCGAAGGAGAAGAAGACTCAGCTTGATGACCGGACGAGAATGACCGAGATCTTTGCTATATCATTGCCAGCTTTACTTGCAAAG TACTCTGTGGATTCAGAGAAAGTGACGAATCTGCTGCAGCTGCCCCAGTTTTTTGATCTGGAGATCTATACCACAGGGCGTTTGGAAAAG CACCTGGATTCATTGTTAAGACAAATCCGAGAGATTGTGGAGAAGCACACGGACACAGATGTGCTCGAGGCTTGCTCTAAAACCTACCATGCCCTGTGCAACGAGGAGTTCACTATCTTTAACCGAGTGGATATCGCCCGTAGCCAGCTCTTGGATGAGCAAGTGGACAAATTTAACCGGCTACTGGAGGACTTCCTGCAGGAG GGTGAAGACCCAGATGAAGATGATGCTTATCAAGTTCTTTCCACACTGAAGAGGATCACAGCTTTCCACAA TGCTCATGACCTTTCCAAATGGGACCTTTTCACCAGCAACTACAAGTTACTGAACACTGGTATTGAAAACGGAGACATGCCTGAGCAG ATTGTCATTCACGCACTGCAGTGCACACATTACGTCATTCTTTGGAGCTTAGCCAAGGTCTCTGAGGGCACTTCTAAAAAG GAGGACATGTTGACTCTGAGGAAGCAGATGAGGGCGTTTTGTCTGATGTGCCAGCGTTACCTAACCAGCGTCAACACGGCCGTCAAAGAGCAG GCCTTCACCATCCTCTGTGACCTGCTGCTGATCTTCAGCCATCAGATCGTCTCAGGTGGGAGGGAAGCTCTTGAGCCCTTAGTATACAACCCCGAGGCGTCCCTGCAGTCCGATCTTCTCAATTTCATCCTGGACCACGTCTTCATTGACCAGGATGAAGATAGCAACAGCACAG ATGGACAGCAGGATGATGAAGCCGGAAAAATCGAAGCTTTGCACAAGAGGCGAAACCTGCTGGCTGCATACTGCAAACTCATTATCTACAATGTAGTTGAGATCAACACTGGGGCAGATATTTTTAAGcaatacatgagg TATTACAATGACTATGGTGACATCATCAAGGAAACCATGAGCAAAACGAGACAGATCGACAAAATCCAGTGTGCAAAGACACTCATTCTGAGCTTACAGCAG CTGTTCAATGAGATGCTGTCAGATCTGGGACCCAGCTTTGACCGCTCATCCTCAGCTTTCTGCGGCATTAAAGAGCTCGCTCGGCGCTTCTCTCTGACATTTGGCCTGGATCAGGTCAAAACCAGAGAGGCCATCGCCATGTTACACAA GGACGGTATTGAGTTTGCCTTCAAAGAGCCCAATCCTCAGGGGGAGGGACATCCTCCTCTCAACCTGGCTTTTCTTGACATTCTCAGTGAGTTCTCATCCAAACTCATGCGTCAGGACAAACGGACTGT GCACATGTATTTGGAGCGCTTCATGACATTTCAGATGGCCCTGCAGAGAGAAGACTGCTGGCTGCCGCTCATCTCTTACAGGAACTCACTGCAGGCAGGGGGTGATGATGACACGATGTCTGTGGTCAGTGGCATCAGTAGCCGAGGCTCCTCCGTCAGGAGTAAAAAAGCTAAGCCTGCCACTGGCAAGAGGAAATTACCAGAAG aggagagcagcagcagcagtgaaatATGGATGAGTCGTGAGCAGAGCATGCAGACGCCCGTCATGATGCCTTCACCCCACCTCACCTCCACCATCATGAGAGAGCCCAAACGCCTGCGTCCTGAGGAGAGCTACATGGGGGTGTATACAATGACCCCCGATCAGCAACAACAGCACACACACCCTCAGACCCCTCAGCCACAACACCACCAAACACCCTTGGACTACAA CACACAAGTCACTTGGATGTTAGCACAGAGACAGCAGCAAGAGGAAGTGGCCAGACAGCAGCAGGAGAGAGCTATGAACTACGCCAAATTAAGGAGCAACCTTCAGCATGCTAT TCGTCGAGGAACAGGCCTTATGGAGGATGATGAGGAGCCAATTGTGGAAGatgtgatgatgtcatcagaAGGCCGAATTGAGGATCTTAATGAAGGCATGGACTTTGACACCATGGATATTGATCTG CCCCCATCGAAGAATCGACGAGAGCGATCGGAACTGAAGCCCGACTTTTTCGACCCTGCCTCCATCATGGATGAGTCT GTCCTGGGAGTGCCCATGTTTTAA